One part of the Podarcis muralis chromosome 3, rPodMur119.hap1.1, whole genome shotgun sequence genome encodes these proteins:
- the ANKRD6 gene encoding ankyrin repeat domain-containing protein 6 isoform X11, giving the protein MSQQDVVAVLSERLLIAAYKGQLDNVVQLINKGAKVAVTKGDQTALHRATVVGNTDVIAALIHEGCALDRQDKDGNTALHEASWHGFSQSAKLLVKAGANVLARNKAGNTPLHLACQNSHSESVRVLLLGGSRADIKNNAGDTCLHVAARYNHLPIIRVLLSAFCSVHEKNQAGDTALHVAAALNHKKVVKLLLEAGADGTAINNAGQTPLEVAREHDNPEVALLLTKAPQILRFNRGRSLRKKRDRLKEERRAQSVPRDEVVQSKGSASAADDTHSSDQALQGRGDMKEEAQLPLSELRGRKNKKKKPREKVLALSEPTSPADQQVPPNPQQNLPKRKSKRRCASPPPPHEFRAYQLYTLYRGKNGKIMQAPINGCRCEPLIDKVENQLAAAVEEIKAELVTAQDKMNSKLGQMENKTQHQLRVLDKLMAERLSAERTECLHRLQEHAELEKNEGEKRQISLVGELKAWCMLKIQNLELKLSGDSRSSRPKSTLSTCESLAETLDTENLPCTKDCKTSQTPLQSDGSQQHSCTALQNSVSEDTGRSRVPTTEQSFGKQYFVVQEANTPGIEQQLVGAGPTPAAVSPQVVRPKDKASFSRLKQELPPSEYSGSKQRHAKVQTVSKTPTEFTKTEVERGGCFIDKGTQTKRSGRSGQLKHRPQQHAGTHSAEQPPPPPAVSGGKEVSPQLAGTSQALEITQYFFEAVSSQMEKWYERKIEEARSQADQRAQEDKALLKEHIKSLEEELYKLRTKVQKEH; this is encoded by the exons GGTGACCAGACAGCTTTGCATCGAGCTACCGTTGTGGGGAACACAGATGTAATAGCAGCTCTCATCCACGAAGGCTGCGCTTTGGACAGACAAGACAAG GATGGGAACACAGCTCTCCATGAAGCCTCTTGGCATGGATTCAGCCAGTCTGCCAAACTGCTTGTTAAAGCAGGCGCAAACGTTCTTGCCAGAAACAAG GCAGGTAACACACCACTACACCTGGCCTGCCAAAATAGTCATTCCGAAAGTGTTCGGGTCCTGTTGCTTGGAGGCTCTCGGGCTGATATAAAAAATAAT GCAGGAGACACCTGTTTGCATGTCGCAGCTCGATATAATCATTTGCCCATCATTAGGGTGCTCctcagtgctttctgttctgtccATGAAAAAAACCAG GCTGGCGACACGGCACTTCATGTAGCTGCTGCTCTGAATCATAAGAAGGTGGTCAAACTGTTGTTGGAAGCAGGAGCTGATGGCACAGCCATTAACAAT GCTGGTCAGACCCCGCTAGAAGTTGCCAGAGAACATGACAACCCCGAGGTTGCTCTTCTACTCACTAAAGCCCCACAG ATCTTGCGCTTTAATCGTGGAAGGAgcctgaggaagaagagggacaGACTGAAAGAGGAAAGGCGTGCTCAGTCTGTACCAAGAGATGAAGTGGTGCAAAGCAAG GGCAGTGCCTCAGCTGCTGATGACACTCACAGCAGTGACCAGGCCCTTCAGGGGAGAGGTGACATGAAAGAGGAAGCACAGTTGCCTTTATCAGAGCTCAGAGGGAGgaagaataaaaagaagaaacCAAGAGAAAAG GTTTTGGCACTCTCTGAACCCACATCACCAGCTGATCAGCAAGTGCCTCCTAACCCACAGCAGAATTTGCCAAAACGCAAGAGCAAGCGCCGCTGCGCATCTCCTCCACCTCCCCATGAATTCAGAGCCTACCAGTTGTATACACTTTACCGTGGAAAGAATGGGAAAATCATGCAG GCACCAATAAACGGATGTCGTTGTGAGCCACTGATAGATAAAGTAGAGAACCAGCTGGCAGCCGCTGTGGAAGAAATAAAAGCGGAGCTTGTTACAGCGCAGGATAAGATGAACAGCAAACTAGgtcaaatggaaaacaaaactcagCATCAG CTCCGCGTTTTGGACAAATTGATGGCAGAGAGGCTGTCAGCAGAAAGAACAGAGTGCCTTCATCGTCTTCAGGAgcatgcagagttggaaaagaatGAAGGGGAGAAACGCCAG ATATCGTTGGTGGGGGAACTGAAAGCTTGGTGCATGCTAAAAATTCAGAACCTGGAGTTGAAGCTTTCTGGAGACTCTAGATCTTCAAGGCCAAAATCAACTCTGTCTACATGTGAGTCACTCGCTGAGACTTTGGATACAGAGAACCTTCCTTGTACGAAGGACTGTAAAACTAGCCAAACCCCACTGCAGTCGGATGGTTCGCAGCAACATTCTTGCACTGCCCTTCAGAATAGTGTCTCGGAAGATACTGGAAGAAGTAGAGTGCCCACAACAGAGCAGAGCTTTGGGAAGCAGTATTTTGTTGTTCAAGAAGCCAACACTCCAG GAATAGAGCAACAGTTAGTTGGTGCTGGCCCAACTCCCGCTGCAGTTTCTCCTCAAGTTGTAAGGCCCAAAGACAAAGCAAGTTTCAGCAGATTGAAACAGGAACTGCCACCATCTGAATACTCAGGCTCCAAACAGAGACATGCAAAGGTACAAACTGTTTCCAAGACCCCTACCGAATTTACAAAGACTGAGGTGGAGAGAGGAGGCTGCTTTATAGATAAAGGAACTCAAACGAAGAGGTCTGGCAGAAGTGGTCAGTTGAAGCACAGGCCTCAGCAACATGCAGGCACCCACTCTGCAGagcagccgccgccaccacctGCTGTCTCTGGAGGAAAAGAGGTCAGCCCTCAACTTGCAGGCACTTCTCAAGCTCTGGAAATCACACAGTACTTTTTTGAGGCTGTATCCAGCCAGATGGAGAAGTGGTATGAAAGGAAGATTGAAGAAGCTCGGAGCCAAGCTGACCAGAGAGCCCAGGAAGATAAAGCACTCCTCAAAGAACATATAAAAAGTTTAGAAGAGGAACTCTATAAGCTAAGGACTAAAGTGCAGAAGGAACATTAG
- the ANKRD6 gene encoding ankyrin repeat domain-containing protein 6 isoform X10 — protein MSQQDVVAVLSERLLIAAYKGQLDNVVQLINKGAKVAVTKHGRTPLHLAAYKGHLRVAQILLKAGCDVDLQDDGDQTALHRATVVGNTDVIAALIHEGCALDRQDKDGNTALHEASWHGFSQSAKLLVKAGANVLARNKAGNTPLHLACQNSHSESVRVLLLGGSRADIKNNAGDTCLHVAARYNHLPIIRVLLSAFCSVHEKNQAGDTALHVAAALNHKKVVKLLLEAGADGTAINNAGQTPLEVAREHDNPEVALLLTKAPQILRFNRGRSLRKKRDRLKEERRAQSVPRDEVVQSKGSASAADDTHSSDQALQGRGDMKEEAQLPLSELRGRKNKKKKPREKVLALSEPTSPADQQVPPNPQQNLPKRKSKRRCASPPPPHEFRAYQLYTLYRGKNGKIMQAPINGCRCEPLIDKVENQLAAAVEEIKAELVTAQDKMNSKLGQMENKTQHQLRVLDKLMAERLSAERTECLHRLQEHAELEKNEGEKRQISLVGELKAWCMLKIQNLELKLSGDSRSSRPKSTLSTCESLAETLDTENLPCTKDCKTSQTPLQSDGSQQHSCTALQNSVSEDTGRSRVPTTEQSFGKQYFVVQEANTPGIEQQLVGAGPTPAAVSPQVVRPKDKASFSRLKQELPPSEYSGSKQRHAKVQTVSKTPTEFTKTEVERGGCFIDKGTQTKRSGRSGQLKHRPQQHAGTHSAEQPPPPPAVSGGKEVSPQLAGTSQALEITQYFFEAVSSQMEKWYERKIEEARSQADQRAQEDKALLKEHIKSLEEELYKLRTKVQKEH, from the exons GGTGACCAGACAGCTTTGCATCGAGCTACCGTTGTGGGGAACACAGATGTAATAGCAGCTCTCATCCACGAAGGCTGCGCTTTGGACAGACAAGACAAG GATGGGAACACAGCTCTCCATGAAGCCTCTTGGCATGGATTCAGCCAGTCTGCCAAACTGCTTGTTAAAGCAGGCGCAAACGTTCTTGCCAGAAACAAG GCAGGTAACACACCACTACACCTGGCCTGCCAAAATAGTCATTCCGAAAGTGTTCGGGTCCTGTTGCTTGGAGGCTCTCGGGCTGATATAAAAAATAAT GCAGGAGACACCTGTTTGCATGTCGCAGCTCGATATAATCATTTGCCCATCATTAGGGTGCTCctcagtgctttctgttctgtccATGAAAAAAACCAG GCTGGCGACACGGCACTTCATGTAGCTGCTGCTCTGAATCATAAGAAGGTGGTCAAACTGTTGTTGGAAGCAGGAGCTGATGGCACAGCCATTAACAAT GCTGGTCAGACCCCGCTAGAAGTTGCCAGAGAACATGACAACCCCGAGGTTGCTCTTCTACTCACTAAAGCCCCACAG ATCTTGCGCTTTAATCGTGGAAGGAgcctgaggaagaagagggacaGACTGAAAGAGGAAAGGCGTGCTCAGTCTGTACCAAGAGATGAAGTGGTGCAAAGCAAG GGCAGTGCCTCAGCTGCTGATGACACTCACAGCAGTGACCAGGCCCTTCAGGGGAGAGGTGACATGAAAGAGGAAGCACAGTTGCCTTTATCAGAGCTCAGAGGGAGgaagaataaaaagaagaaacCAAGAGAAAAG GTTTTGGCACTCTCTGAACCCACATCACCAGCTGATCAGCAAGTGCCTCCTAACCCACAGCAGAATTTGCCAAAACGCAAGAGCAAGCGCCGCTGCGCATCTCCTCCACCTCCCCATGAATTCAGAGCCTACCAGTTGTATACACTTTACCGTGGAAAGAATGGGAAAATCATGCAG GCACCAATAAACGGATGTCGTTGTGAGCCACTGATAGATAAAGTAGAGAACCAGCTGGCAGCCGCTGTGGAAGAAATAAAAGCGGAGCTTGTTACAGCGCAGGATAAGATGAACAGCAAACTAGgtcaaatggaaaacaaaactcagCATCAG CTCCGCGTTTTGGACAAATTGATGGCAGAGAGGCTGTCAGCAGAAAGAACAGAGTGCCTTCATCGTCTTCAGGAgcatgcagagttggaaaagaatGAAGGGGAGAAACGCCAG ATATCGTTGGTGGGGGAACTGAAAGCTTGGTGCATGCTAAAAATTCAGAACCTGGAGTTGAAGCTTTCTGGAGACTCTAGATCTTCAAGGCCAAAATCAACTCTGTCTACATGTGAGTCACTCGCTGAGACTTTGGATACAGAGAACCTTCCTTGTACGAAGGACTGTAAAACTAGCCAAACCCCACTGCAGTCGGATGGTTCGCAGCAACATTCTTGCACTGCCCTTCAGAATAGTGTCTCGGAAGATACTGGAAGAAGTAGAGTGCCCACAACAGAGCAGAGCTTTGGGAAGCAGTATTTTGTTGTTCAAGAAGCCAACACTCCAG GAATAGAGCAACAGTTAGTTGGTGCTGGCCCAACTCCCGCTGCAGTTTCTCCTCAAGTTGTAAGGCCCAAAGACAAAGCAAGTTTCAGCAGATTGAAACAGGAACTGCCACCATCTGAATACTCAGGCTCCAAACAGAGACATGCAAAGGTACAAACTGTTTCCAAGACCCCTACCGAATTTACAAAGACTGAGGTGGAGAGAGGAGGCTGCTTTATAGATAAAGGAACTCAAACGAAGAGGTCTGGCAGAAGTGGTCAGTTGAAGCACAGGCCTCAGCAACATGCAGGCACCCACTCTGCAGagcagccgccgccaccacctGCTGTCTCTGGAGGAAAAGAGGTCAGCCCTCAACTTGCAGGCACTTCTCAAGCTCTGGAAATCACACAGTACTTTTTTGAGGCTGTATCCAGCCAGATGGAGAAGTGGTATGAAAGGAAGATTGAAGAAGCTCGGAGCCAAGCTGACCAGAGAGCCCAGGAAGATAAAGCACTCCTCAAAGAACATATAAAAAGTTTAGAAGAGGAACTCTATAAGCTAAGGACTAAAGTGCAGAAGGAACATTAG
- the LYRM2 gene encoding LYR motif-containing protein 2 isoform X2 yields MSLLAVGQRSPHPVPGTAGLFLRRQQVLQLYRKILKAVRQVPNEADRHYLRDWAREDFKRNKGATDEDTIRMMITQGNLQLEELERTLKLAKS; encoded by the exons ATGTCCCTTTTAGCAGTCGGGCAGcgctctccacacccagttccaggtacagcagggTTG TTCTTGAGAAGGCAGCAGGTCCTTCAGTTGTATAGAAAAATTCTGAAGGCTGTTCGTCAGGTGCCTAATGAAGCTGATCGCCATTACCTCAGGGACTGGGCAAGGGaagacttcaaaagaaacaaaggtGCTACAGACGAG GACACAATTAGGATGATGATCACTCAGGGCAACCTACAGCTTGAAGAGCTTGAGAGAACACTAAAGCTGGCAAAATCGTAG
- the LYRM2 gene encoding LYR motif-containing protein 2 isoform X3, with the protein MASSRLPPTALTLKQFLRRQQVLQLYRKILKAVRQVPNEADRHYLRDWAREDFKRNKGATDEDTIRMMITQGNLQLEELERTLKLAKS; encoded by the exons ATGGCGTCGTCCCGGCTGCCCCCGACGGCGCTCACCCTGAAGCAG TTCTTGAGAAGGCAGCAGGTCCTTCAGTTGTATAGAAAAATTCTGAAGGCTGTTCGTCAGGTGCCTAATGAAGCTGATCGCCATTACCTCAGGGACTGGGCAAGGGaagacttcaaaagaaacaaaggtGCTACAGACGAG GACACAATTAGGATGATGATCACTCAGGGCAACCTACAGCTTGAAGAGCTTGAGAGAACACTAAAGCTGGCAAAATCGTAG
- the LYRM2 gene encoding LYR motif-containing protein 2 isoform X1 has translation MASSRLPPTALTLKQVMEHILLFDPRGDDEQFLRRQQVLQLYRKILKAVRQVPNEADRHYLRDWAREDFKRNKGATDEDTIRMMITQGNLQLEELERTLKLAKS, from the exons ATGGCGTCGTCCCGGCTGCCCCCGACGGCGCTCACCCTGAAGCAG GTGATGGAACATATACTGCTTTTTGACCCAAGAGGGGATGATGAGCAG TTCTTGAGAAGGCAGCAGGTCCTTCAGTTGTATAGAAAAATTCTGAAGGCTGTTCGTCAGGTGCCTAATGAAGCTGATCGCCATTACCTCAGGGACTGGGCAAGGGaagacttcaaaagaaacaaaggtGCTACAGACGAG GACACAATTAGGATGATGATCACTCAGGGCAACCTACAGCTTGAAGAGCTTGAGAGAACACTAAAGCTGGCAAAATCGTAG